A single region of the Bacillus cereus genome encodes:
- a CDS encoding DUF3974 domain-containing protein: MSFIQTVLVLLGTLLLIAFTVVVLVVYFGRKLYFSWTKPYKRAQDSIEKLSNKSTPFLQEFTQHPLFYRWVRTEGKKEQNTLNTLFCTSGQRTREQVFSMLPKEKQKKVHVMAKTTKKLTNEDIDIATMKVKDFLRQESQQTVKPTDLSFYKLYFYDRYPDALNTIQAYKRSINPSLQRTVDEITISVLNALPYYQEQRMFEQQHKLETFLMKDLTAMLSLVVQLPPSQRPEKEEELKIYLQNFQKEMEEVERDIRDAIDHDLNVKMRAATEKFKNK, from the coding sequence ATGAGTTTCATTCAAACAGTATTAGTACTATTGGGTACATTGCTTTTAATCGCATTTACTGTCGTTGTTTTAGTTGTATACTTCGGACGTAAACTTTATTTTTCATGGACGAAACCATATAAGAGAGCGCAAGATTCCATTGAGAAATTATCGAACAAATCAACACCGTTTTTACAAGAATTTACGCAACATCCACTCTTTTATCGCTGGGTTCGTACAGAAGGGAAAAAAGAACAAAATACTTTAAACACTCTTTTCTGTACTTCAGGCCAACGTACGAGAGAGCAAGTTTTCTCAATGTTACCGAAAGAAAAGCAGAAAAAAGTGCATGTGATGGCAAAAACAACGAAAAAGCTTACGAATGAAGATATTGATATCGCAACAATGAAAGTGAAAGATTTCTTGAGACAAGAATCACAACAAACTGTAAAACCGACAGACTTATCGTTTTATAAATTGTATTTCTATGATCGATATCCAGATGCATTAAATACAATTCAAGCGTATAAACGCTCGATTAATCCTTCACTACAAAGAACGGTTGATGAGATTACAATTTCAGTATTAAATGCACTTCCGTATTATCAAGAACAACGTATGTTTGAACAACAACATAAACTTGAAACGTTCTTAATGAAAGATTTAACAGCGATGCTATCGTTGGTAGTACAATTACCACCTTCACAAAGACCAGAGAAGGAAGAAGAACTGAAAATCTACTTGCAAAATTTCCAAAAAGAAATGGAAGAAGTAGAACGAGATATTCGCGACGCCATTGATCATGATTTGAATGTAAAGATGAGAGCAGCGACTGAGAAGTTTAAGAATAAATAG